A segment of the Trifolium pratense cultivar HEN17-A07 linkage group LG7, ARS_RC_1.1, whole genome shotgun sequence genome:
AAACACAATAcacaaaaaataatcattcaaataaAAACCAAATGTTTGAAATGTAATGACAGTCATAATTAGAAACTCTATAAGATGACATGAAAATGGTTGAAGACATGTATTAGAGGCATTATATCCTTCTCATCTTGACTCATACATAGTCTATGTAGCATTGGCATccttcaaatttcaatttaacCGTCTTTCTTTCCTTTTACATGACTATTTAACTTGcagaactaaaaaagaaaacttgCAGAACTTACCCTCAAATCTAAACACAATATACAGAAAACCAAACCATTTTCATCATAGCTCATGGTCAAATTCAATGCACCTACTACAGCACAATATAATTAAAGTGACTCTAATATCACTGACTCACTTTGTAATTTGCAATGAACACTACATATGTCTACACTGTTCATTTGGGGTTCCGACCAAACATACATTAGAAGTGAGTCAAAATATGAAGAAGgcgttaaaaattaaaactagaACAAGAGAAGTTTCTCAGTTTGTATATGTAACAGAAATAACAAGAATCCTCTAGCTTAAGATGTAAAACCAGTTCATTGAAAACCTTAAACGATGACAATCCTATGTATATGCCAACTCAATTCAGTAAAGCAGAACTAAAGAGGGGTTTGAGGGCTATATCTTGAGTAGCTCGTGAAATCATGTGGATATTAGTTATGCTAGGGACTGACTTTGAACACCAACAAGAATCATAAGTAAATACCAACAAGAATCGGCAGAAAAATGATGGTATGCCCCATTATATTATCAATATCTTAAAGAGGTTAAAACAAGAGaaagtgagagaaaaaaaacaGGCATCAAGGAAAATGGCTATCGAGACGAGCAATGTCCAAAAGAAAACAGAGATATAGTTGTATTCTAAGAAGTAAAGTGCATTGTAATATAGATTCGTAAACTTGTGTCAAAGCATCAACATCAGAATTTGAAGAGATACTAGTACCAACATAAgcaacaagaaaaataaacctaCTTTTTAGATGCTTGTAAACTTCTTCTTTGCAGTTACATTCACAGATGGTTGTGGCTTTGGATGCTTTTCTGCCTCGCTCGGGTCCAACCACTTAAGAGGATGGTGGTTGAAGAAGGGCCAGTTGGGAAGAGTGACTAATGTGGTGAGAACCACACCGCCAGCGTATGTGAGGATCATTGTTTGGAAAGAAGCCGTGATATATCCAGCTCCAATTGCAATCACAGCAAATGAAAGAAGCATTATCTGCATCAACTGCTCTGCAAGCTTTTGCCCTTCACAATCCATCTAATGAAGCAAAGATAATCAAATGAAAACATTAGTGTTAACATTAGCTTTCATCCAACTACGATCCATACCTATGTtgtgaaattaagtta
Coding sequences within it:
- the LOC123895320 gene encoding probable signal peptidase complex subunit 1, translating into MDCEGQKLAEQLMQIMLLSFAVIAIGAGYITASFQTMILTYAGGVVLTTLVTLPNWPFFNHHPLKWLDPSEAEKHPKPQPSVNVTAKKKFTSI